Proteins from a genomic interval of Thermoanaerobacterium thermosaccharolyticum DSM 571:
- a CDS encoding S1 domain-containing RNA-binding protein has product MPFQVGEVVEGTVLNITDFGAFVQLPEGKTGLVHISEVANTYVKDINEFLKENDKVKVKILSMDKGGRISLSIKKALPKPKPAKNSKGYDNESYSNRNNNISFEERISKFLKDSDERQQQLKKNFDSKRRGGGYKRNANY; this is encoded by the coding sequence ATGCCATTTCAGGTAGGAGAGGTAGTTGAAGGAACTGTTCTAAATATCACAGATTTTGGAGCGTTTGTTCAATTACCAGAGGGCAAAACAGGGTTAGTTCATATATCAGAAGTTGCTAACACCTATGTTAAAGACATCAACGAGTTTTTAAAAGAAAATGACAAGGTGAAAGTAAAGATTCTTTCTATGGATAAGGGCGGAAGAATAAGCTTGTCAATAAAAAAGGCTTTGCCAAAGCCAAAACCTGCAAAAAATAGTAAAGGCTATGATAACGAAAGCTATAGCAATCGGAATAATAACATATCTTTTGAAGAAAGAATATCGAAATTTTTAAAAGACTCTGATGAAAGGCAGCAGCAGCTTAAGAAGAATTTTGATTCAAAGCGAAGAGGCGGCGGCTATAAAAGGAACGCTAATTATTAA
- a CDS encoding Ppx/GppA phosphatase family protein produces the protein MRCSVIDIGTNSIRHLICDVENNEIRQIKKDVKITRLGESVSKSGKLSNDAIARSVNTIKEYLDDAKNYEAQSIYAFATSAVRDAKNSSYFIDELLNIGLDVDIVDGETESLYGYLGASYGIKKNDVLVLDVGGGSTEFSYFKDDLIKRSFDIGAVRLTEKFIKSDPISVDEYNNIRLYVTDMLTPFIGDNEDIPRDIVGIGGTITTLAAMSQDLRIYSRELIHGYVLKKGDIKRLLDLMMSLSLNERKLLNGLQPERADIIVAGTIIVYTVLELLNCTSITVSEWDNLEGAVVEKFIRDNDGKDK, from the coding sequence ATGAGGTGCTCTGTTATCGATATAGGAACGAATTCAATACGTCATCTTATATGTGATGTGGAAAATAATGAAATTAGGCAAATAAAGAAGGATGTAAAAATAACAAGGCTTGGTGAATCTGTCTCTAAAAGCGGCAAATTAAGTAATGATGCAATTGCAAGAAGTGTAAACACGATAAAAGAATATTTGGATGATGCGAAAAATTACGAAGCACAGAGCATATATGCTTTTGCCACATCAGCCGTAAGGGATGCTAAGAACTCCAGTTATTTTATTGATGAACTGTTAAATATTGGTTTGGATGTGGATATAGTCGATGGTGAGACAGAAAGCCTTTATGGATATCTAGGGGCATCGTATGGAATAAAAAAGAATGATGTGCTGGTACTGGATGTGGGTGGTGGTAGTACTGAATTTTCTTATTTCAAAGACGATCTTATAAAAAGAAGTTTTGACATTGGTGCAGTCAGACTTACGGAAAAATTTATAAAAAGCGATCCTATTTCGGTTGACGAGTACAATAACATAAGGCTTTATGTAACTGATATGCTTACACCATTTATTGGCGACAACGAAGACATACCTCGTGATATTGTTGGTATAGGTGGTACGATAACGACGCTTGCAGCTATGTCACAGGATTTAAGGATATATTCGAGAGAATTGATCCATGGATATGTGCTCAAAAAGGGGGACATAAAAAGGCTGCTTGATTTAATGATGTCTTTAAGCCTTAATGAAAGAAAGCTGTTAAATGGTTTGCAACCCGAAAGAGCAGATATTATAGTTGCAGGTACAATAATAGTTTATACGGTATTGGAGCTTTTGAATTGCACTTCCATTACTGTAAGTGAGTGGGATAATTTAGAAGGTGCTGTAGTAGAAAAATTTATAAGAGATAATGATGGTAAAGATAAATAA
- a CDS encoding recombinase family protein, whose protein sequence is MKAAAYCRFSSDNQREESIDAQLRAIKEYAEKNNIEIVKIYADEAKSATTDDRPQFLQMIKDSEIGIFKAVIVHKLDRFARNRYDSAFYKRQLKKNGVIIISVLEQLDDSPESIILESVLEGMAEYYSKNLAREVMKGLKENAFNAKFNGGIPPLGYKIVNGEYHINNEEAEAIKLIFDLYAKGYGYRHIIDELNLKGYKTKNGNSFSKNSLYGILRNEKYTGKYIFNKGTKTNHRITKEDVIIIDNAIPAIIDKDLFEKVQKKINERKIERGANTAKRTYLLSGLVYCGICGSKMVGCLSRGKYVTYRCNRKDRTKQCTNKDINKDRLEVFIVEELNKKIFDPEVAPILAKLLNEENQKLNKEKFEKIAALKKNYNKIESQIRNIVDAIAEGMYQPIMKEKMRELEDKKNEILYSLSEIEKKKETSFITPEIIMEIFDADREVINSSNNPQKIKEVLKKYIKKVIVHPNEIKCEFYFWIGDDFRSLEVAASGVEPPTLRV, encoded by the coding sequence ATGAAAGCAGCAGCATATTGCAGATTTAGTTCAGATAATCAAAGAGAAGAAAGTATCGATGCCCAATTAAGAGCAATAAAAGAATATGCAGAAAAAAATAATATTGAAATTGTAAAGATCTATGCTGATGAAGCTAAATCAGCAACAACCGATGATAGACCACAATTCCTTCAAATGATTAAAGATAGTGAAATAGGTATATTTAAAGCTGTAATAGTACATAAATTGGACCGTTTTGCCAGAAATAGATATGATAGCGCTTTTTATAAAAGACAGTTAAAAAAGAATGGAGTAATAATCATTTCTGTACTTGAACAATTAGATGATAGCCCTGAAAGCATTATTTTAGAAAGTGTTTTAGAGGGTATGGCTGAATACTACTCAAAAAATTTAGCACGAGAAGTCATGAAAGGTTTAAAAGAAAATGCTTTTAATGCGAAATTTAACGGAGGTATACCACCTCTTGGATATAAAATTGTAAATGGAGAATATCATATCAATAATGAAGAAGCTGAAGCTATAAAACTTATTTTTGACCTATATGCAAAAGGTTATGGCTATCGTCATATAATTGATGAACTAAATTTAAAAGGATATAAAACGAAAAATGGCAATAGTTTTTCTAAAAATAGTTTATATGGAATTCTAAGAAATGAAAAATATACCGGCAAATATATTTTTAATAAAGGCACAAAGACTAATCATAGAATAACAAAAGAAGACGTGATAATTATTGACAACGCTATTCCTGCAATCATTGATAAAGATTTATTTGAAAAAGTCCAAAAGAAAATAAACGAGCGGAAAATAGAACGAGGAGCCAATACTGCAAAAAGAACTTATTTATTATCTGGACTTGTCTATTGTGGTATATGTGGCTCTAAAATGGTTGGATGCTTAAGCCGTGGAAAATATGTCACATATAGATGCAATAGAAAAGATAGAACAAAGCAATGTACAAATAAAGATATAAACAAAGACAGATTGGAAGTTTTTATTGTAGAAGAATTAAATAAGAAGATATTTGATCCAGAAGTAGCACCAATATTAGCAAAACTCTTGAACGAAGAAAATCAAAAACTTAATAAAGAAAAATTTGAAAAAATAGCAGCATTGAAGAAAAATTATAACAAAATAGAGTCACAAATAAGAAACATTGTCGATGCTATCGCTGAAGGCATGTACCAACCAATTATGAAAGAAAAAATGAGGGAACTTGAAGACAAGAAAAACGAAATTCTCTATAGCCTTTCAGAAATAGAAAAGAAGAAAGAAACAAGTTTTATTACTCCTGAAATAATCATGGAAATATTCGATGCAGATAGAGAAGTAATTAATTCATCAAATAATCCACAAAAAATAAAAGAGGTACTGAAAAAATATATAAAAAAAGTCATCGTCCATCCAAACGAAATAAAATGTGAATTCTATTTCTGGATAGGAGATGATTTCCGTTCTTTGGAAGTAGCGGCGAGTGGAGTCGAACCACCGACACTGCGGGTATGA
- a CDS encoding ImmA/IrrE family metallo-endopeptidase, with translation MAQKANKLLLKYNIVNFPINIDIIEYIIENEGLEIEFTSSIKKAVIIDNTIYMNKPDNMSDYRSFVIHEYGHYTYQCGNIEYLSNKNKYEMKAQAFAAYFLMPIGVFEKHLELNQNDYELSHDFGVTLELIKFRKDLTKALIDSGEYNLLVYSLYFNKNDVDNIIDYENIYLYPDNPYEECYL, from the coding sequence ATGGCACAAAAAGCTAACAAATTGCTATTAAAATACAATATTGTAAATTTCCCTATTAATATCGACATAATTGAATACATAATCGAAAATGAGGGCCTGGAAATTGAATTTACAAGCTCTATCAAAAAAGCTGTAATAATTGATAATACAATTTATATGAATAAACCTGATAATATGTCCGATTATCGCTCTTTTGTCATTCATGAGTATGGCCATTATACATATCAATGTGGAAATATTGAATATCTGTCAAACAAAAATAAATATGAAATGAAAGCTCAAGCATTTGCCGCATACTTCCTAATGCCAATTGGTGTTTTCGAAAAGCATCTTGAATTAAACCAAAATGATTACGAACTCTCACACGACTTCGGAGTAACATTAGAACTGATAAAATTCAGAAAAGATTTAACAAAAGCTCTCATTGACAGCGGAGAATATAACTTATTAGTGTATAGCTTGTACTTTAATAAAAATGATGTTGATAACATAATAGATTATGAAAATATTTATTTATATCCTGATAATCCATATGAAGAATGCTATTTATAA
- a CDS encoding helix-turn-helix domain-containing protein, whose translation MIGDKLKSLRKIKNVTQKDIADYLGVSPSAIGLYEQNRREPDLETVQKIADFFNVSVDYLLGRTNKRNVDTSDDVDERLHKVMQELGPDILLAFYDLPNMTDEEKENVITLLEGIKAKREKQKKKE comes from the coding sequence ATGATTGGAGACAAACTAAAAAGTTTAAGGAAAATAAAGAATGTTACTCAAAAAGATATTGCAGATTATTTAGGGGTTTCACCTAGTGCTATTGGATTATATGAACAAAATAGAAGAGAACCCGATTTAGAAACAGTCCAAAAAATAGCCGATTTCTTCAACGTATCGGTTGATTATTTATTGGGTAGAACAAATAAGAGAAATGTAGATACATCAGATGATGTCGATGAAAGACTTCATAAAGTCATGCAGGAATTAGGTCCTGATATTCTTTTAGCATTTTATGATCTTCCTAATATGACTGATGAGGAAAAAGAGAATGTTATAACTTTACTTGAAGGCATAAAAGCAAAACGAGAAAAGCAAAAGAAAAAAGAGTGA
- a CDS encoding helix-turn-helix transcriptional regulator, whose amino-acid sequence MDKKFKLIQERKKQKLTQKDIANILEISLSYYSAIERGIRNPTLELAKKIAELFNKTIEELF is encoded by the coding sequence ATGGATAAAAAATTTAAGTTGATACAAGAACGCAAGAAGCAAAAATTGACTCAAAAAGATATAGCAAACATTTTAGAAATATCTCTTTCATATTACAGTGCTATTGAAAGAGGTATCCGAAATCCAACATTAGAACTTGCTAAAAAAATTGCTGAATTATTTAATAAAACCATTGAAGAATTATTTTAA
- a CDS encoding terminase: MCDKKKVYALYFLKKLTCTEIAKEVGVTKQAVSKILKQFPEYAEEKERKKQENKIRHNKETGEYVKRKRKEEREYEEGLIAGMMELQRQNAMSMSKKRALSDDALVKSCINHYRYEPKNEKIVFVEDFGRKPADLPKAIKVHKKVNRSYEYMQDIEDEKWMSMTEKRALR, from the coding sequence ATGTGCGATAAAAAGAAAGTTTATGCATTGTACTTTTTAAAAAAGCTGACATGTACAGAAATAGCAAAAGAAGTTGGTGTAACAAAGCAAGCAGTATCGAAGATATTGAAGCAGTTTCCTGAATATGCTGAAGAAAAAGAGAGAAAAAAGCAGGAGAATAAGATTAGGCATAATAAGGAGACGGGTGAATATGTGAAGCGAAAGAGGAAAGAAGAAAGAGAATATGAGGAAGGACTTATTGCAGGGATGATGGAACTACAGAGGCAGAACGCAATGTCGATGTCTAAGAAAAGGGCATTAAGTGATGATGCACTGGTAAAAAGCTGTATAAATCATTACAGATATGAACCAAAGAATGAAAAAATAGTATTTGTAGAGGACTTTGGACGGAAGCCGGCTGATTTGCCAAAAGCGATAAAAGTACATAAAAAGGTCAATAGATCTTATGAGTATATGCAAGACATAGAAGATGAGAAATGGATGAGCATGACAGAAAAGAGAGCTTTAAGATGA
- a CDS encoding coiled-coil domain-containing protein has protein sequence MEEEKILFLLERISDNIGNLNEAITDLKSEVYTVKEEMTNLKSEVYTVKEEMTNLKSEVYTVKEEMTNLKSEIHTTKEEIRKLGTKIDNEVTDKIRALFDDRQIVHEKIDEINEKIDRVQIDVNNMVIKTLYHDNKILELGQKLSNR, from the coding sequence ATGGAGGAGGAGAAAATTCTTTTTTTATTAGAAAGAATCAGTGATAATATAGGAAACTTAAATGAAGCAATAACTGATTTAAAGTCGGAAGTATATACTGTAAAGGAAGAAATGACTAATTTAAAGTCGGAAGTATATACTGTAAAGGAAGAAATGACTAATTTAAAGTCGGAAGTATATACTGTAAAGGAAGAAATGACTAATTTAAAGTCGGAAATACATACTACAAAAGAAGAGATAAGAAAACTTGGCACTAAAATTGATAATGAGGTAACTGACAAAATAAGAGCTTTATTTGATGATAGACAGATTGTGCACGAAAAAATTGATGAAATAAACGAAAAGATTGATAGAGTGCAAATAGATGTGAATAACATGGTGATTAAGACATTATATCATGACAATAAAATATTAGAATTAGGACAAAAGCTGAGCAATAGATAA
- a CDS encoding AAA family ATPase — MPKRTIAFWSANGSTGKTTLAIAFAAALKKYKTNIVLADFKEVMPHIHKYFGVELSDKSDIYEAVEDKRDVSAIIKHHLNKKQNTWILSGISMNDFSKFREKHFSVMIKALKDEFDYVLLDTNSGVFFSSTYTALKNSDVILCVTAPTIWSVEDTTEMIKFVCGRWCIDKDKFKVILNTSVKSEVDISMVERIIGVETFNVRYGEKNVFRDVDMIVKSLIDKDVEDTENIKAMREVKSIGVD; from the coding sequence TTGCCAAAGAGAACGATAGCTTTTTGGAGTGCAAATGGAAGCACAGGGAAAACGACTTTGGCAATAGCTTTTGCAGCGGCATTGAAGAAATACAAGACAAATATAGTTCTAGCTGATTTTAAAGAGGTTATGCCGCATATTCATAAATATTTTGGAGTTGAGCTTAGCGATAAATCTGATATTTACGAGGCAGTTGAAGACAAACGGGATGTATCTGCCATAATAAAGCATCACTTGAATAAAAAGCAGAATACGTGGATTTTGTCTGGCATTTCTATGAACGACTTTTCTAAATTTCGCGAGAAGCACTTTTCAGTAATGATTAAGGCATTGAAAGATGAATTTGATTATGTTCTGCTTGATACAAACTCAGGAGTGTTTTTTTCGTCAACTTATACAGCTTTAAAAAACAGTGATGTAATTTTGTGCGTTACAGCGCCAACTATTTGGAGCGTTGAGGACACTACAGAAATGATTAAATTCGTTTGTGGAAGATGGTGCATAGATAAAGATAAGTTTAAAGTTATTTTAAATACATCGGTGAAAAGCGAAGTTGATATAAGCATGGTTGAAAGGATTATCGGTGTAGAAACTTTTAACGTAAGATATGGGGAGAAAAACGTATTTCGCGATGTTGATATGATTGTTAAAAGTTTGATTGACAAAGACGTTGAGGATACAGAGAATATTAAAGCGATGAGAGAGGTGAAAAGCATTGGCGTTGATTGA
- a CDS encoding CpaF family protein: MALIDPFVPDDVMKYDVNANFSVEDACEEITAEVVEKYPKLVAEIENGVSSRTILENKIREIVVDKKIYQGSIEVFMQKIFDVLFGYGPLQTYIDDPEVSDILVNSFNTVYIKKFGQKSLVPVNFGSEEKLTKYCYKIAAMCGGKLDENSNAEAVITDRKRNLRIVISLKPINVISPSIAIRKPTTGFNIDELVEKGMFTADEKELFKSAVKDRKTIVIAGKGGSGKTTLLGALINEIPYDERGLLIQETFEIKPKHPDVICKLVRISDNSEVKDYTLFELTKLGLLMSMDRIFIGEIKDREAMDFFNAVFTGHRGSMATVHANSAKEVVDRLILLMKRSGTDVPIEDLRQMLFSCLDMIVFMEDYRVKEILDLKGGSTA, from the coding sequence TTGGCGTTGATTGATCCTTTTGTGCCTGATGATGTTATGAAGTATGATGTAAATGCAAATTTTTCTGTTGAAGATGCTTGTGAGGAAATTACTGCGGAGGTGGTTGAAAAATACCCTAAGCTAGTTGCAGAAATTGAAAATGGAGTGTCTTCTCGTACGATTTTGGAAAACAAGATTAGGGAAATAGTGGTGGACAAAAAGATATATCAGGGCAGCATTGAGGTGTTTATGCAAAAAATATTTGATGTGCTTTTTGGATATGGACCACTTCAGACATACATAGATGATCCAGAGGTATCTGATATTCTTGTGAATTCATTTAACACTGTTTATATTAAAAAATTTGGACAGAAGTCTTTGGTACCCGTTAATTTCGGCAGTGAAGAGAAACTTACAAAGTACTGCTATAAAATAGCGGCTATGTGCGGCGGAAAGCTTGATGAAAATTCAAATGCTGAAGCGGTTATTACTGACAGAAAAAGAAATTTGAGAATTGTTATATCACTTAAACCCATTAATGTTATTTCGCCGTCTATTGCAATAAGAAAGCCTACAACTGGTTTTAACATTGACGAGCTTGTAGAAAAAGGAATGTTTACGGCTGATGAGAAAGAACTTTTTAAAAGTGCAGTAAAAGATAGAAAAACTATTGTAATTGCCGGTAAAGGTGGCAGTGGAAAGACTACGCTATTAGGTGCTTTGATTAATGAAATTCCTTATGATGAGAGAGGTCTTTTGATTCAGGAGACTTTTGAAATTAAGCCAAAACATCCGGATGTTATCTGTAAGCTTGTAAGAATTTCAGATAATTCGGAAGTAAAAGATTATACGCTATTTGAACTTACAAAGTTAGGGCTACTTATGAGCATGGACAGGATTTTTATAGGTGAAATAAAAGACAGAGAGGCTATGGACTTTTTTAATGCTGTCTTTACAGGTCATCGTGGCAGCATGGCTACTGTTCATGCTAATTCTGCCAAAGAGGTAGTTGATAGACTGATACTTTTGATGAAGAGGTCAGGTACAGATGTCCCTATAGAGGATTTAAGGCAGATGCTTTTTTCCTGTCTTGATATGATTGTTTTTATGGAGGATTACAGAGTTAAAGAGATATTGGATTTGAAAGGGGGAAGCACTGCTTGA
- a CDS encoding type II secretion system F family protein — protein sequence MIYLSFIQFVILSLIIYTAAVAVERFKFKKRLIEWHFSERGFIAEKGNKILKSIDALLAQSGLKRRLPFLNAKNMAAISLVILALSIYFFHSLGFAALFYAFAVLYLPFAFMMFLSAVNAKKVKEAYLSFLTTFMGFYNIEGNIINALKSTAPYISNPLKSIIERNVFLFEKTQMNVLECLDNMASEAGNNEFRKFINFAKMSVKYGGNFNKAIAKLKDQGEKLYSLEAIKSANASVGSFVILLMIVINLLLMVNISSDPDIVDIIKSTVTGQVIAVSNAVSIIFGLYMIKNINSSV from the coding sequence TTGATCTACTTAAGCTTTATTCAGTTTGTAATACTGTCTTTAATTATATACACTGCTGCGGTTGCTGTAGAACGTTTTAAGTTTAAAAAAAGATTGATTGAGTGGCATTTCAGCGAGAGAGGCTTTATAGCGGAAAAAGGAAATAAAATCTTAAAAAGTATAGATGCACTTCTTGCACAGTCAGGACTAAAAAGAAGATTACCTTTTCTTAATGCAAAAAATATGGCTGCAATCAGTTTAGTAATTCTAGCTTTGTCTATATATTTTTTTCACAGTCTTGGGTTTGCAGCATTGTTTTACGCTTTTGCAGTTTTGTATTTGCCATTTGCATTTATGATGTTTCTCTCGGCTGTAAATGCTAAAAAGGTCAAAGAAGCGTATCTTTCATTTTTGACGACATTTATGGGGTTTTACAACATTGAGGGAAATATTATTAATGCTTTAAAATCTACTGCACCTTATATCTCAAATCCTTTAAAGTCAATCATTGAAAGAAATGTTTTTCTATTTGAAAAGACGCAAATGAACGTGTTGGAGTGTTTGGACAATATGGCATCAGAGGCAGGGAACAATGAGTTTAGGAAGTTTATTAATTTTGCAAAGATGAGTGTTAAATATGGTGGCAATTTTAATAAAGCTATAGCAAAACTTAAGGACCAAGGGGAAAAACTTTATTCACTTGAAGCTATTAAGTCAGCCAATGCTTCTGTAGGTAGTTTTGTAATACTTCTCATGATAGTCATAAATCTATTGCTTATGGTGAATATTTCAAGTGATCCTGATATTGTGGACATCATTAAAAGTACAGTTACAGGACAGGTTATAGCGGTATCTAATGCTGTTTCAATTATTTTTGGATTGTACATGATTAAAAATATTAATTCATCTGTTTGA
- a CDS encoding type II secretion system F family protein, which produces MLKIIYSLLLMPLVAFLIYTAIKEYEIYRLKKRIYRIKPIDEISKLLGKAVNKSFLYRINEMLKAAGNPLKLTAETYIIAHLGLFSFAVIYIYLTKMVDLQAILLILLSIFGLDLYIQSVRKDRIEKFRREMPEIVDLFELGATADVPLEDIFLITAQSAKSKEVRNAITKLAAEYIMTREKEVALRKFANEVSLPEANVLAMALLQGDRTGRTVDILSTLSSSLFNTAASKVARQDKSMEYKVLSAIFFLMASIVTLYIYSYFTNIQSGLKMIF; this is translated from the coding sequence ATGTTAAAGATTATTTACAGTCTTTTATTGATGCCTTTAGTGGCTTTTTTAATTTATACAGCTATTAAGGAGTATGAAATTTATAGGCTTAAAAAAAGAATCTACCGTATAAAGCCTATAGATGAAATTTCAAAGCTTTTAGGAAAAGCAGTGAATAAGAGTTTTCTTTACAGGATAAATGAAATGCTTAAAGCGGCTGGTAATCCTTTAAAGCTTACAGCAGAGACGTATATTATAGCTCATTTAGGGCTTTTTTCATTTGCGGTTATATACATCTATTTAACTAAAATGGTGGACTTACAGGCTATTTTATTAATTTTGCTTAGTATATTTGGATTGGATTTATACATTCAGTCGGTGAGAAAAGACCGCATAGAGAAATTTAGAAGGGAAATGCCTGAGATAGTTGATTTATTTGAGTTAGGAGCAACAGCCGATGTGCCGCTTGAAGATATATTTTTGATTACAGCTCAGTCGGCTAAGTCGAAGGAGGTGAGAAATGCAATAACTAAGCTTGCTGCAGAGTATATTATGACAAGGGAAAAGGAGGTGGCATTAAGAAAGTTTGCAAATGAAGTCAGTCTGCCAGAGGCTAATGTCTTAGCAATGGCTTTGCTGCAGGGGGATAGGACAGGGAGAACTGTGGATATTTTATCGACTCTTTCATCATCGCTTTTTAATACTGCAGCATCTAAGGTAGCACGCCAGGACAAATCTATGGAGTATAAGGTCCTATCTGCTATTTTCTTTTTAATGGCATCTATAGTTACACTTTATATTTACTCATATTTTACAAATATTCAAAGTGGATTAAAAATGATTTTTTGA
- a CDS encoding archaellin/type IV pilin N-terminal domain-containing protein yields MLRNFKSLIKKSLLNSKGFSEIVSIVMIILFVILVAASPIRNLGQTTSSGISNLNGQMQQVLNGQ; encoded by the coding sequence GTGTTGAGAAATTTCAAAAGTTTGATTAAAAAATCTTTACTAAACTCGAAAGGTTTTAGTGAAATTGTTTCTATAGTGATGATCATTTTATTTGTGATTCTTGTTGCGGCAAGTCCTATAAGGAATCTTGGTCAGACGACAAGTTCAGGTATTTCAAATCTTAACGGACAAATGCAGCAAGTTCTAAATGGCCAGTAA
- the cpaB gene encoding Flp pilus assembly protein CpaB — MVLFKKRIFLISISLILAAVLAFLQYQYFHKMTESDKKIQVIAAFSDIKAGEKIDSKLGVKLIPQSAYVKDMYLLSEKPTGYAKVDIAAGSYVMKSMVSKDNVPVLKEGMRRVTISVNLESSLAGKIKPGDLVDVGWAPKSDEKGENGAVIANKVEIYDIVNKSGGDIKKADKNNQYDTDSLLPAAVTLIVTPEQAIAIKEYEAKGSLFLMGY, encoded by the coding sequence ATGGTTTTGTTTAAAAAGAGAATATTTTTAATATCAATAAGCTTGATTTTAGCGGCCGTATTGGCTTTTCTTCAATATCAGTACTTTCACAAGATGACGGAAAGTGATAAGAAGATTCAAGTGATAGCAGCATTTTCTGATATTAAAGCAGGAGAAAAGATAGATTCGAAGCTTGGGGTAAAGCTTATACCACAGTCTGCGTATGTTAAAGATATGTATTTGCTAAGTGAAAAACCTACAGGATATGCTAAAGTGGACATAGCAGCAGGTTCATACGTTATGAAAAGCATGGTTTCTAAAGACAATGTTCCTGTTTTAAAAGAAGGTATGAGAAGGGTTACGATAAGCGTAAATTTAGAGTCTTCTTTAGCAGGAAAAATTAAGCCGGGTGACTTGGTTGATGTGGGATGGGCTCCAAAGAGTGATGAGAAAGGCGAAAATGGAGCTGTAATAGCTAATAAAGTTGAAATATATGATATTGTCAATAAGTCAGGAGGGGATATTAAAAAAGCTGATAAGAACAATCAGTATGATACGGATTCTTTACTGCCTGCAGCAGTAACACTAATTGTCACACCAGAACAGGCTATTGCTATAAAGGAGTATGAAGCTAAAGGAAGTTTGTTTTTGATGGGGTATTAA
- a CDS encoding nucleotidyltransferase domain-containing protein, producing the protein MILFGSLAKNEINEWSDIDLIVIKDTDKPFYERLEEVIEIVKPDIGVDIIVYTPEEVEEMRESLFYTEEVLKKGKIIYERSKSVA; encoded by the coding sequence ATAATATTATTTGGCTCACTTGCAAAAAATGAGATTAACGAGTGGAGTGACATTGATTTAATAGTAATAAAAGATACTGATAAACCTTTTTATGAAAGATTAGAAGAAGTTATTGAAATTGTAAAGCCGGATATTGGAGTCGATATTATTGTGTATACTCCAGAGGAAGTAGAGGAAATGAGAGAAAGTTTATTTTATACTGAGGAAGTTTTAAAAAAAGGGAAGATTATTTATGAAAGAAGTAAATCAGTGGCTTGA
- a CDS encoding HEPN domain-containing protein, with product MKEVNQWLEFSMDDLDSAEIMFKNCKYNMVCFFAHQKFSLIVKV from the coding sequence ATGAAAGAAGTAAATCAGTGGCTTGAGTTTTCTATGGATGATCTTGATTCAGCAGAAATTATGTTTAAAAATTGTAAATACAATATGGTTTGCTTTTTTGCACATCAGAAATTTTCTCTTATTGTAAAAGTGTAA
- a CDS encoding prepilin peptidase has protein sequence MLAYLSYVDLKKREVPDFAIIVFFIYSLFFISNLKESLLMAGLVFLLLIVPTFMVEGCIGGGDIKLLTVMSFFMGNDFSMLALPMFVLLIFSLIYGILKGKGLRYSVPLVPYVFLSYIFYLILEALIRLPSYML, from the coding sequence ATTCTTGCATATTTAAGCTATGTTGATTTAAAAAAGAGAGAAGTGCCTGATTTTGCGATCATTGTCTTTTTTATTTACTCTCTTTTTTTCATTAGCAATTTAAAGGAAAGCCTTTTAATGGCTGGATTAGTTTTTCTACTTCTCATCGTACCGACGTTTATGGTGGAAGGATGTATTGGTGGAGGAGATATTAAGCTTCTAACTGTTATGTCCTTTTTTATGGGCAATGATTTCTCCATGCTGGCATTGCCTATGTTTGTACTTCTTATATTTTCTTTAATTTATGGTATATTGAAAGGAAAAGGCTTAAGATATTCTGTGCCTCTTGTACCGTATGTGTTTTTGTCTTACATTTTTTATTTGATTTTGGAGGCGCTTATTAGGTTACCTTCATATATGCTATGA